Proteins encoded in a region of the Tripterygium wilfordii isolate XIE 37 chromosome 21, ASM1340144v1, whole genome shotgun sequence genome:
- the LOC119990060 gene encoding uncharacterized protein At4g26485-like, with translation MLRKMKKLSETEIEMGKEEREEIESSSQEEEEEEVEEGDSDENDYERGLVEKWKTHYSSKHRILLVGEGDFSFSLCLAREFGSALNMVASSLDSQENITSKYSNGVKNVRELEERGCLVLYGVDAKQMGHHYFLKTQRFDWIVYNFPHVGFLFREDSYCQIQLNKRLIKGFLKNAKVLLRENTGEIHISHKEGDPYNKWDLVKKAEKIGLVLHEVVPFNKDDYPGYNNQRAQGSSSDDSFHLGDCSTYKFTCKLSHICL, from the exons ATGTTAAGAAAGATGAAAAAATTGAGTGAAACAGAGATCGAAATGGGAAAGGAAGAACGTGAGGAAATTGAATCATCgtcacaagaagaagaagaagaagaagtagaagaaggagACAGTGATGAAAACGATTATGAGAGAGGACTGGTGGAGAAATGGAAAACCCACTACTCATCAAAGCACAGAATACTCTTGGTTGGAGAGGGAgacttctccttctctctttgCCTGGCCAGAGAGTTTGGTTCCGCCCTCAACATGGTTGCCTCCTCGCTTGATAGCCAAG AAAACATAACGAGCAAGTACAGTAATGGAGTGAAGAATGTTAGGGAGCTAGAAGAGAGAGGATGCTTGGTTCTCTATGGAGTTGATGCAAAGCAAATGGGCCACCATTACTTCCTCAAGACTCAGAGGTTTGATTGGATTGTCTACAACTTCCCCCATGTGGGCTTTCTCTTTCGAGAGGATAGTTACTGCCAGATCCA GTTGAACAAGAGACTGATAAAGGGTTTCTTGAAGAATGCAAAGGTTCTGCTAAGGGAGAATACAGGGGAGATTCATATATCGCACAAGGAGGGTGATCCCTACAACAAATGGGATTTAGTTAAGAAAGCAGAGAAGATAGGGCTGGTTCTCCATGAAGTCGTGCCTTTTAACAAAGATGATTATCCAGGATATAATAACCAGAGAGCTCAAGGAAGCTCCTCTGATGATTCCTTTCACCTTGGCGATTGTAGTACTTACAAGTTCACATGCAAACTCTCCCATATTTGCTTGTAA